The following nucleotide sequence is from Mytilus trossulus isolate FHL-02 chromosome 9, PNRI_Mtr1.1.1.hap1, whole genome shotgun sequence.
GGGAGAAGGGTTGAATAAATTTGGATAGGCCCAGAAATGTTGTCTTGCAATAGTACACCTCAATGAGTTGTTGAGTGCAGAGAGCGTgtcactctctttacacgaggcatcggatttaacgtctccattctgaccggacgtttTTCTTGTATGAAGTGTGTGCTAAATTGTGAAAATTTGAAGATGTTGTAGCCTTAAGCTTTGAATTagtaaaaaaaccaaacatctcattttgtttaaaacatatattaatacaCTATTTGAAGTTTCAGACACACAGAGTCTATACTCTAACAAATATACCTTTGAACTAGTTGAACGTTCTGAACTTCTCCCTTCAAGCAATGAAAATAGTTATTCTTTTGAGGTTTTTGATTCCGAAAACGtatatgctttttttatttacaagtatAATATTGCTTTTATGAATAGATTGACCAACAATTAATCTATCTGTATGAATAATTAATTCATTGATATGCAGATAATCAATTAGCTGGTAGTTAAATactatatatcatattatttatttttatagattgtTTCCATAGATACTAAATAAAACTATACAGCGATCGATAATAGAGTTGTAATATACTGTATATTATATAGTAACATGCTGGATATTTTATATAGTAACATGCTGGATATTCTATATAAAACATtgatgatacatatatatatctaattgCATCctctttaaattttagtttaccAAATATGTTACAGACAATAACCAAACGACAACCCTAGTATTTACTTAACTGACTAAAACATGGAGTTGAAGAGGAAATATGCCATTGGTGCTGTGTCATTAGTTATAATTATTGCATGGATTTTAATTCCAAACAATGTTCTTCAGACAGTTACTGATAAAACAACCGTTGTTTTGAACGTTTTTGGAAACGGTAAGCTTAAGACTGCTACTACTAAGAGTACGCCGAAATTACCACTAAATATATCCCCTACTGACCCTTTGGAAGTAATTCGTAGAGACTGTGGTCAGTTGTGTGATACGTCAAGAAAAGGATCACCAGGACCATATTTTGATCATGTCAATGCAGATATTAACTGTCAAGCGATATTCAGAAACGAGTATGTTGACCGTGGTCATGAACAACCACATGCACCAAAGTCGATTCCTAAACATCTAATGATTGAGTATACTATGAACAATCGTATTCCAGTGAAGTATTGGTATTTTGATAGTCAGTATTTAGGTAAAACAGCAAGATCACCTGTTTGGACAGAGAAAGGTATTGAAGACTGGATAATCAGTGCAAAGCAAGGTAAATTACGCGGGAATTATGGTATTGGAGAAACAAATGCTCTTAGGGATGCATTAAAACATGCACCAGGTATTGTTGATGGCAGAGTTATGGTGATAGGTTCCGAAAATCCATGGGTTGAGGCATGCGTATTAGAAGCAGGTGCGCGTGAAGTCTTCACATTAGAGTATGGCAGTATCAAATCAGAACATCCAAAAGTGAAAACTATTGTTCCGTTAGATTTTCGTATGCGTTATCTTAACAATACTTTGGGTACTTTTGATGCCATTGTTACTTTCAGTTCTATAGAACACTCGGGATTAGGGAGATATGGGGACGCTTTGAATCCCTGGGGTGATATCATTGCCATAGCACGATCCTGGTGTGTAACAAAACCTGGAGGCTCATTAACTATAGGTGTGCAATATAATTATGATCATGAATACCTTAGATTTAACGCTGACCGATGGTATGGCAAAATAAGATATCCATATTTAACTACAAATTGGAAACAACACTATAGAGGCAAAGGTTCGCAGCGTGTTCATGTTtttacgaaataaaaaaaatgtatttaagttattcattttatttatttataatgtgtaTATAGGTAATAATAGAGCCAGTAAATTTTGATAAGATCCATGTAAACTAATAAGCTTTCTCTAATAAGGTTATCAATGTTACACTGTCGTAACTTAAGATCTTTGAATATACTTGTTATCGACACTGTCATTGATTGTGCATGTTTTGTATACACtgaaacttattttaatatgtacTGTTATAAAAGTTCTCACCACTTTATGTTTATCCATCAACGAGGGGGGCAAGGGGGGTCccaataacagcaaaacagtAAATTGATTTGGCCtataacagataacaaggaattaaaatggacaaaaacagataacagtaaatgaaaaattaaaatgagtCGGGTCCTTGACAAATCCAGTATTTCTTATTACGGGTATAATGAATTCCATTTTCTATGaacatagtttttaaaattatgtatcTAGATATGTATTTGGCATATTCTTCTCCGTTCGTCGTCAACATGTCGGACATTAACCCAAACACTCTTTAACcaatttacataaaactttaGGAAATTgatatatctattgacgtgagcTCTCTATCGttcttaaataaattttttagattttaagtttCTGAGTAATGGGGTTTTATCCAataaaaattgtgatttttttcttcagttttctgataatatctcaaaaaatccttcctttcacgaatttgcaACGCAttttgatgaattgtttatatccgGCATTGGCATGAGCTCAGTTTTCGGACACACAATCGTTTACAGCAATTCTCATGAAACTTTGCTGAATTATATCTATTGTTGTAAGCGCCCTTtcgatttttattaattttcgattttatgttattataaagTTCAGgggtttattcattaaaaaagatggtattttccagtttttggacaataactcaaaaatgtttTCAGCAGTTCCCATGATACTttgatgtattatttatatacatgatatatattgaCTGAAGCTCCCTTtcagtttttataaatatctgatATGACATTGGGAAGTTATCGAATATTTCAAAAAGGCGACGGGCATATCATGCGCGCATGGCGTAactgtttatttgttatataatacttttttcagcatttatttttgttcagtTATAGAAACTCACACATGCTGGTAATTTAAATAGTGTGTAAtaaaatggaaatgaggaatatgtcaaagagacaaaaaatgatatctagtaaaaattcaagggcagctATGGTATCAAAGTaggtccaattgacatagtttttgtGTCTGTTGCTACTGAAAAAttacctaaaagagtttgaatatatatattcgcattctgacttttttaaatgcccatGTAATGAGGTGTGAATTTTTCTGAATAAGACTATGAGGCAAAGttgtatatagggtagaaaaatcaaaagcaccaattataagcatgcaatttatcaagtacctCGAACCatttttgacactccaaaagtactttattcactattttcaaaggccttatttgaaaataaataaatatcaggTTTATGATTGTACCAAGTCTACAAGTAAGTAGAATACATAGTTTAGTAggggaacaatggcttgaagacgaaataaatctttgtttgtAATGAGTTATGTGCAGCTTCGGATCCCAGTACATGGTGggaactttcattgtacaatgtatttggttttgctTTGAAAAGAGCTGAGTCTATGTACCATATGATATAAAAGATTTACTGGTTGTAAGGACCTAGTCCTCAATTGAGATCCTTGTCAGATATTCCTAGccatatgttttcctttttgtcatatttaaaattgttctaatttaatatgttcgtacgggaaacaaggaacattatcctcatacaaaaaaataagatactTCTAAATAAATGTTCCAACAAAAATGGAATATATTACGaaagacaatcataagataATCATGGAATTGTCCTGGACCTCACTTCTGTAATGGGTATATGTTAATAGAATCCTTCTCCGAATACAGGACCAACATATAAGTAGTGGTAGACCCCAATGTCTAATGAATGATCTTCAATTTCTACCGAAAATTTGGCTGTCAAAAAGAtgctaacattccaattttcaataacagttaacagcaaatacattatcacaataacagataactaaaaaacataaaagccCAATAACCGCTaacaaagaataagacaataacagctaacagcaaatgtattttcagaataacagataacaaagaataaaaataccccataacagcataacagcTAGACCCCTTGCCCCCCTCATCAActtgtttatgacgtctttacactaaatctgttggatgtgtactttttatacgactgcaaatt
It contains:
- the LOC134685363 gene encoding uncharacterized protein LOC134685363 isoform X1 encodes the protein MELKRKYAIGAVSLVIIIAWILIPNNVLQTVTDKTTVVLNVFGNGKLKTATTKSTPKLPLNISPTDPLEVIRRDCGQLCDTSRKGSPGPYFDHVNADINCQAIFRNEYVDRGHEQPHAPKSIPKHLMIEYTMNNRIPVKYWYFDSQYLGKTARSPVWTEKGIEDWIISAKQGKLRGNYGIGETNALRDALKHAPGIVDGRVMVIGSENPWVEACVLEAGAREVFTLEYGSIKSEHPKVKTIVPLDFRMRYLNNTLGTFDAIVTFSSIEHSGLGRYGDALNPWGDIIAIARSWCVTKPGGSLTIGVQYNYDHEYLRFNADRWYGKIRYPYLTTNWKQHYRGKGSQRVHVFTK